Below is a genomic region from Verrucomicrobiota bacterium.
CACCTGTCTGCCTCTGTCACTGAAGGCGGCGTTTCAGGCTGCCAAGGCATTTGAGAAATATCGACGCGCGGGTGGCAAGAAAGCGCTCCCCTTGCCCGATTTCTTCATCGGCGCACACGCCTACGTCGCGCATGTGCCGCTGCTCACCCGCAACCCGCGGCGCGTCCGCAGCTTCTTTCCTTCGGTGCGGCTTATTACGCCGTAACGTCGGCACGGATCACTTACTTCGCCATCACCATTTCGAGGGTTTCCGCCGGCCGGTGCGGTGCATCTTCTTCCTCCTCAATGGAGGGTCGGGGTGCCGGTTGTTCCAACAGTTCCGGCGTGTGGTCGAGGACCGCTTCCTCAGTCTTATGGAATTTAACGCTGACAATTTTGCTGATCCCCTGCTCTTCCATCGTTACGCCATAGAGCACGTCGGCCATGCCGATGGTCCGTTTGTTGTGAGTAATGATGACGAACTGCGAATGAACCAGAAAACGTTGCAGCACGCGGATGAAACGGTTGATGTTGGATTCATCCAACGGCGCATCCAATTCGTCGAGCACGCAAAACGGACTCGGTTTGACCTGGTAAATGGCGAACAAGAGCGCCACCGCCGTCATGGTCTGCTCTCCGCCGGAAAGAAGCGAGATCGTCTGCAACTGCTTGCCGGGCGGTCGCGCCACAATGTCGATGCCGCTTTCCAGCACATCTCCTTCGTCCACCAGAATCAGGTCCGCCTTCCCGCCGCCGAACACCTCGGTGAACATCGCGCGAAAATTGTCCCGGATTTTGTGGAAGGTGTCCGTGAACATTTCCTGCGTCTGCAGGTTGATCCGGTTGATCACTTCCAATAGTTGCGCTTTGGCTGCAACCAAATCATCGTTTTGTTTGGTAAGGAATTGGTAACGCTGTTCAGTTTCTTCATACTCCTCAATGGCAACCAGATTTACCGGCCCGATTTCCTCGATCCGCTGTTGCAACTTGGTGACCTGCTCTGCCACGGCATTCCAATCGGTCGAAGCGCCGCTGGCGGCCATTTCTTCCGGCGTGAGGGTTTGCACCTTGGCCGGGCCTTCGTCCGCAAACGTGATGGTGATACACTCACTGCGCACATCGTCCAGCTTGACATGGTATTGCTGCTGGATGCGGTCGCGGAGATTCTGCACCGACATGTTTTTCTGCGCCAACTCCACGTCAAGCGCCCCGCGCTTCTGCTGGAGTTCCGTCAAACGCCGTCGTTGTTCGCGCAAATTCTCTTCGTGGGTTGAGACCCCGCTCTCTTGCACATCGCGACGGCCAATAAGCTCCGCCACCTGCGCGTTCACTTGTTCCCGCTCGTGTTGCAACGCCACTATTCTTTGACGCGAATCCGCCATCTCAACTTCGGCTTGTGTCTTACGGTTAATGAAGGAGGAAATCTCGCTGCGTCGTTGTTCCACCAACTGTTTCAACTCGGCAATGCGTTGTTCGAGGGGTTGTTGCTGAGAACGGAACGAGGCACACAACTGTTCCTCCGTAGCCAGTGCCACACGCGCCTCCGTCAGCGCGGCATTGGCCGCTTCCCGCTGTTGACGCAAACGCTCCAACCCGGCATTCAAATCCGTCAGTTGCTGTTGCAGCGCGTGTTCGCGGGATTCGTGTTCACCAATTTGCGTTGCGAGGGTGGCGCGCTTTTGCGTCCCTTCCCGCTCGTGTTCCGACAGACTTTGAATCTCGTAAACGACCGTGTCGATTTTCTGGTGCAAGACGCGTTGGGAATTTTGCAACGCGTTGAATTCGCCCTGGTGCGTGGCAATCGCGACTTCCTGGGTGCGCAGTTCCGTTTGCTCCTGTTGTAAACTCGCCTGCAACTGTGTCTGTTCGCTCAACAAGGTTCCTTTGTTGCGGCTGGCTTCGTTAATCTGTTCCTGCAGTTGTGAAAGGTGCGATTGCAGCTCGGCGATTTGGTTTTTACGTCCGAGAATCGATGCCGGAGTTTTGACAGTACCGTTGCTGGAACCGCCGGTAAACACTCCGTGACTACTCAACAGCTCGCCATTCAGCGTGACATAGTGAAATTCGCCCTTGGTCTCACGCCAGGCAGTCGTGGCGGC
It encodes:
- a CDS encoding type II toxin-antitoxin system VapC family toxin, whose product is MILVDTSVIADILTKDPDWFDWSSKQLERWANQGPVCYNAIIFAELAVKFDTQKELEHRLSAFTCLPLSLKAAFQAAKAFEKYRRAGGKKALPLPDFFIGAHAYVAHVPLLTRNPRRVRSFFPSVRLITP